Genomic segment of Pseudomonas iranensis:
TTGGCGGATTCTTGGTGACTCGCCGAATGCTAAGCATGTTTAAAAAGAAAGCTAAGCCAGACGCTGGCAAGGCGGGAGTCTGATCATGAGTCTCAATGTCGTTGCGTTGCTCTACCTAGTAGCGTCGGTACTTTTTATTCAAGCTCTGAAAGGCTTGTCATCACCAAGGTCTGCTCGTCTGGGCAACCTGTTCGGTATGTCCGGAATGCTGATCGCAATTCTGACTACTCTTGCTGTGATCCTTGATCATCCGAGGTCTGAAAGCTCATTGGAAGGGCTGGTCACCTTATTCGTCGCTTTACTGCTCGGTGCTTTAGTGGGGACTTATCTCTCGATTAAGGTCGAGATGACGAAAATGCCTGAGCTCGTAGCCGCCATGCATTCCCTGATTGGCCTTTCTGCGGTTTGCATTGCTTTTGCAGTGGTGCGGCAACCGCAAGTGTTCGGACTCGTGGATGAGCTCGCGCTTATTCCTATGGCGAACCGAGTGGAACTGGCGCTAGGTACCGCAGTAGGTGCGATAACATTCACTGGTTCCGTAATCGCATTCGGCAAGCTGTCCGGGCGCTTGAAGCTGCGTATTTTCCAAGGCGCGGCCATTAGATTTGCGGGCCAACATCACCTGAATTTGGCAATTGCTGTGGCGCTGGTCGCCAGTGGGGCAGTTTTCGTAATTGATCAGTCCTGGACGCCATTTCTGATCATGACCGCATTGGCATTAGTGTTCGGCGTGATGCTGTTGATACCGATTGGCGGGGCAGACATGCCCGTGATCGTTTCGATGCTGAACTCCTACTCGGGATGGGCCGCCGCAGGGATTGGTTTCTCACTGAACAATTCGATGCTTATCATCGCCGGGTCACTGGTTGGCGCATCAGGGGCCATCCTCTCTTACATCATGTGCAAGGCTATGAACCGCTCTTTCAGCAGCGTTCTCCTAGGCGGCTTTGGTGCTACCGCAGATGCTGGATTGACTGGGCAAAGCGAGTCGCGTCCAGTGCGC
This window contains:
- a CDS encoding NAD(P)(+) transhydrogenase (Re/Si-specific) subunit beta — encoded protein: MSLNVVALLYLVASVLFIQALKGLSSPRSARLGNLFGMSGMLIAILTTLAVILDHPRSESSLEGLVTLFVALLLGALVGTYLSIKVEMTKMPELVAAMHSLIGLSAVCIAFAVVRQPQVFGLVDELALIPMANRVELALGTAVGAITFTGSVIAFGKLSGRLKLRIFQGAAIRFAGQHHLNLAIAVALVASGAVFVIDQSWTPFLIMTALALVFGVMLLIPIGGADMPVIVSMLNSYSGWAAAGIGFSLNNSMLIIAGSLVGASGAILSYIMCKAMNRSFSSVLLGGFGATADAGLTGQSESRPVRSGSADDASFMLANAESVLIVPGYGLAVARAQHALKELSDKLQARGVDVRYAIHPVAGRMPGHMNVLLAEAEVPYDIVHEMEEINNDFAQTDVVLVLGANDVVNPAAKNNPASPIAGMPILEAYKARTVIVNKRSMAAGYAGLDNELFYLDKTMMVFGDAKKVIEEMVRSVDQ